Genomic DNA from Flavobacterium sp. N502540:
TTCATCCCCAACAAATTCCAATAAAAAAATTGCATTCTTAAAGAATCTTATACAAAATATGTGGGATGCCTTCCTTTTCGATCAGGCTTTTGCCCTTTCAGGGCGTGACCTATAATTGCCATTATCATTCATAGTGCTGCACACCATGTTAATGCTAAAGCTCTTTCAGAGCAAATCTAACCAGATTTCTTCCTGGTAGATTATCTAAACTTTTTGTTTAATTGTCAACTTTACAACTGATCCATTTTTTCGGCCTTTAACTTATAACTTGAGTTTACTAAAAACAAAAAAGACCGCAAAAGCGGTCTTAGACGTGTAATATACCAATTAAATTATCTAAAAAACGATTCCGTTATTACAATCCGGAAAACGACAAAAGTTCATTGTTTTATAAAATCAAACCGAATGGCAGACGGTTTTATTGAATAACTCTAAAATGCTGCACTCTCAGCCAATACTGTATTAGAGTGATCTTCTACAATAGCATGTGGTGCATATTTTCTAAATTCCAGTATTCCTTCATCGCGGGAATCTCTGTCTTTAAATATTTTACTTGTTCCGATAATCTTTCCGTTAAAAGCTTTAAGATTAAAGTATCTTTCATCTTTTGAATTTGTTTTTCGAAAGAATTTCGTATTGTCCTGTGAATTAACTTTTACCGATTCAATCCCTTTCATACACATGAATTTCCGGGTATAATCGCCACTGCTTAAAATAATTTCACCATTTTTATTTACAAATTCGAATTGAAATTCTCCATTGGCTTTTTTAATAACGATAAATTTTTCCATTCTAAAAATAATTATTTATGTAATCTGAAATTCTATTTATAATGCTGAACGCAGCACCTTTAATCTTTAAAAAGGATTTTAAAAGTTGTACCCTCTCCTACCTGACTTTCTACTGTAATGTTTCCATTCATAGATTCGATCTGATTTTTTGTAATGTATAAGCCCAAACCGTTTGCTTTTTCGTGCTTATGAAATGTTTTATACATTCCAAAAATTAAATCTCCGTGTTTCTTAAGATCAATTCCCAAACCATTGTCTTTTATGGTGAATACTTTTCTTCCATTTTCTCTGAAAAAATTAAATTCAACGATCAGTGGTTTCTTAGGATCAGCATATTTTATAGCATTGCTACTTAGATTTTGTAATACACTTTCAAGATATGCCGGATTAAAATGAACCACTGCTTCAGGGGAAACGTTGTTAATTATCGTAACATTATTCTTGTTGTTATAGGCATTAACAATGTTGAGTACCCTGTTTAGATAACTGTTTAAATTCAGCGCCTCGATATTAATTTCGGTATTGTTTTGAACATTTACAATTTGCGACAAATCTTCAATTGTTTTACTAAGATCTCCGGAAACCGCACGCAGGTATTTTAATGTTTCAACTTTTTCATCAAAACCTTCTTCTGAATCGATCAAGTCCAAAAGAACTTTAAAATTACCTGCGTGCGAGTTTAGGTTATGAGAAACGATGTGCGAAAAATTCAACAATCTGTTGTTCTTTTCTTTATACACTTCCATTTCTCTTCTTAACTCAAGCTCTTTCTCTTTTTGAAAAGAAACATTGCTGTAAGTTCCTATTACTTTTAATGGTTTTCCCTCAAGATCACGCTCGGTCACCATTCCCTTACTGAGAATCCATTTGTATTTTTTATTTGAAGTTAACACACGTTGAAAATTTTCGTAGTAAGGAGTTCTGTTATCAAAATGATAGTTAAATGCCTTTTGACAATCTTCAATATCCTCCGGATGTATCATTTTCTTCCATCCCTCGCAAGTATGAGAAATATCAGACGCTTTCAATTCCAATATATTTAGGGCTTGCGGCGAATAATAAATTCGATCAATGGTTAGATCCCAATCCCAAATACCTTCATTTGAAGTCATCAGCATAAACTTAAAACGTTCTTCCGTTCTTCTGAGTTTTAACTCCTGCTCCTTTAATTCGGTAATATCAGTTATACGACCATAAAATTCCGTGCTTCCGTCTTTATTGACTATTCTTTTTGAAGTCACCTTAAACCAGCTTAATCCGTTGAAAGGCAATTCTGCCCTGAACACAACACTCCATTTCCTTCTTTTTTTTATAGCATCGAATAAAGAGTTTTTCACCCTTTTTTTATCATCCTGATGAATTCGGTCGTATATAGAAAGTACGGTATTGGTAAACATCGTATTGGATAAAACTTCAAACATTTCGTAGGTGGCATCATTTATAAATGGCATTTCATAATCGTTATCTGCCGAAATCGTAAATACGAAAAGAGCGTCATGAACCTCATCAAATGCTTTAGACTTAAAAACATTCACATTTGCTTTCTTCTTTGTTTTGTAAAAGTCGAATTCCATAGCCTTACTTTTATACATTCCCTTTCTATTAACTGTAGTTTTCTTTAGCATTAAAATTTGCATTAGATTTTAAAAGCACTATTTGTTGATCAGACGGCGATCTTCTAAAAAAATAAAAATTGACCTGACTTTTATAACCCAAAAAACAAAAACAAAAAAAGCCGTCCGCAACAACAAAAGAGTGTCTCTTAATACAGGAAGCTAGATGCTGAAAAAAAATAATCCATTCTGCTACAAATCCATCTTATTTATAAAGTTCCAGCAACTGCGTCTTCCTGACAAAACAAAAATACATGCAATAAAATCAATATGTTATAGAACATGGAACGTCTTGTTGTAGAATTATTTCTACAGAAAATACATCACAAAGAAAATTTCTTTTTTAACACAAAAACATTTTTTATAGCTTTTTTCTTATATCTTTGTTTTAATTACTATTGAACAATGAATTTTATGGAAAAGAAAATTAAAAGCCACGTAAAAAGAGTACTACTATTTTGTTTGACATTAGCACTGTTTAGTTGTCAAAATGAAGAGCATTCATCAGATCAATTGCAAAGTAAGATTGAGACCGTACCTATAAATGAAGCAAAAGACTTTCTGATGCATTCAAAAAGTAGTTCTTCTGCAAAATCAACGAACAACGAATTAGACAATGTTGAACTCGACGAAATTACACAGGAAAGGATAAAAGGAAGTGATCAGTTATTGACAGTAATTCCTTTTAAAACAAATAGTAAGTTTGAAAATAAGAGGATTCTGCTATTAAAAATTAATAACGAAATTAAGAGTATCGCTTTTAGTATGTATCCTGATGAAAATTCTTTTAAAGGAAGTTTTTCGGGAAAAATATTTTCTCATACCTTAGATGGAAATTTCATTACTGGTTTTAGGGCAGAGAACGGGATTATTGTAAGTCAGTTTGTTGAAAATAATAATGCTATTAAAACTGACACAGAGAATGCTAAAACATCCAAACTAACAAGTCGATCAGCAGAAGCATTAAGAGAAGTTATCCTTCAGAACAATTATCGCAAAACGGTTCATGCCTTAGATATGTTTGGAAGTACCGGCATGTACGGTGATGGGATTTTTGGTGGTGGGATTGGTAATTCTGGCGGCCGCGGTTATTCTTGGGATGTTGGAGATGGTGGAAATAGTAGTGATGCCACCACGATTTATATTAATATCGAAGGGAAAAAAATTGATCCTAAAGAAGAAACTAAATGTTTCGATAAGTCTAAATCGGCTGTATTGACCATATACATTCAACAACCCAATGAAAACACAAGAGATAAAATGGGAGCAAATAGTGTTGGACATACTTTTGTAGGAATTCAGCAAGGAGGGATTCAACGAGTTTTGGGATTTTATCCCGATAGTCCTAATGCTTCACTTATATCTTCGCAAAATAGTGAATTGCATGATAATAGTAATACACTGTATCATGTAAGCATTTCAATCGAAGTTGATGCCGTTAAACTGGTAAATATTATTAATTATATTAATAGCTACCCTAAAACATATGATTTAAATAATTATAACTGTAGTGATTTTGCAATAGGTGCCGCAGCTAAAGGTGGATTAAACTTACCTAAAACTACAGGTACTTATGACGCAGTAATTGTTAATTTTAAAGGGCGTAATCCAGGAGATCTAGGTCAAGACATAAGAAATATGAGTGTACCCAATGGAGCGACAATAAGTGCCACTAAAGGGAATGCTCCGAAAAAGAAAGGAGGTTGCTAAATGAAAATAAATAAACTTATCTTTTTAATTATAATACTACTGTTAACAACAACAACTATTATAGGTCAGAGTAAAATACATGAGCCTGATATGTTAACCAATTTTGTAAAATCCGTTTTCTTTGAAGATAAATCAACGAAGTTTATTGCAGATAATTTTATCTATTTTGAGACAATAAATAATGGTGCGAAGTATACCATTGATGATCGTACAAAAATACTTAGTAAACATTTGAAAAAAATAAGAAAAGAGAAAAAGATACTCCTAAATTCAGAAGATTTTTATGTCATAAGTTATAAAGATTATAATGGTGATAAAGTATTTTTTACTGGAGAAACGGACAACATTTTTATTCTAATAAGTAAGGAGAAACCCGTATTATATTTCTATACCATAAACCATAAAATACTCTCTTTCGATTATATTCTTAAAGGAGATGAGGGCGTATTTATATCCTATTAGCTATTTATAATTACAGAGTCTGTTCATTTACTTAATAAGAGAATCTACATTTTTCAACGCATTCTTTTCAGATGAATATTATACAAGATTATGAAATATACTATTTACACCTTTTTAATTTTAGGTAATAGGATTATTGATCTACGGTTATATTTATCCAACTGAATATTGTTTGGACATCAATTTCATGATACCTATTATTTGCTTACCTATACAGCAATAGCTACAGCTTTACTGTTACTTTCTTTACTGCTCTATCTCATATATTTTTTATACAAAAAAGTAAAGTTTTTTAAGTCAAAGATATAGCTAATAATAAATTACAATCTCAGTGTTTGAACTGCTCAATAAAAGAGACCGACCCTTTTTCCGGCTGGCCTTATCTTTTTTATAAGTCAAAAAAGGTATTACAGATATGTAAGACCTTTTACTTATCTGTTGATCAATCCGCATACAATTGAAAAACTTTGATCAAATCGGCCAGATTATCAATTTCCAGCTTTTCAAAAATCCTGTTTTTATAGGTGCTAACCGTTGTTTTCTTAATGTTCAGGTGTTCAATTATTTCGAGATTGCCATAGCCTTTAATTAAAAGCTGTGCCACTTCGATTTCTCTGTTGGACAATACATCTAATGGATTTGTTGGTTTCTTTGAAATATAAGAGTCCAGAATCCTGTCTTTAAGATTCTGCGTAATATATTTTCCGGACAACATCATCGAACTGATTGCATTTTTCATTTCTTCCTCCGAAGTTTCTTTGTTCAGATATCCGGATGCTCCCGCATTCAAATACCGCATGGCATAGATATTCTCATCATAAGCGGAGAAGATCAATATTTTCACTTCGGGCCGGATGGATTTAATCTCTGTTATGATACTGATACTGTTTCCATCAGGAAAATTCACATCTAAGATTAATAAATCTATACTTTGTTCTTTTAAAATAGTAAGTGTATCCTTAAAATTTCCTGCTTTATGAATTAAAGCATTCGAAAATAACTCTTTTATCATCAAAGAAACGCCTTGTCGAACCACACTATGGTCATCAGCTACTAAAAAGCTATAGTTATTGGATGGGGATTTCATTTTCATTTACCTAATTTAGGATTGTTTCAGCGCTTTTCTCTAACTAATTGCCTTTTTATTGTCAATATACAAAAAGTATATTAATTTGGTCTTATTTTAAACTAAACTTATAAAGAGGTTGAAAATAATCGTTGTCCCTTTGCCTTCTTCGCTCTGAACATCTATTTTTCCATCAAACAATTCTACTATTTCTTTACACAAATTGAGACCTAAACCTACGCCAAGATCGTTTACTTTTCCTGAAACGGTACCCTGATAATAAAGTTCGAATATGTTTTTCAGGTCATTTTTGGCGATTCCAATTCCACTGTCTTCAATTTCTATTTTTAAATTTACTTGCTTATCAGAGGTCTTCTCGAGATCCATAGCAATTTTTATCAATCCATTTTCAGTAAACTTATTTGCATTACCAATGATGTTATAAAAAAGCTGATGGATTTTTGCAGCATCAGAATTCACTTCAAGATTTGAAATCAGATTAGAATTCACTTCAATCTTATTTCCTTTACTTTCAACCAATGAAGTCATCGAATTAACAATCTGATGAATCTCTTCCTTAAGCAGAAATTTCTTACTATTCAATTTAGGCGCATAATTTCCGTCTTTTGAATATTCCAAAATCTGATTGGCCAAAAGAAGCAATGAGTTTGTAGTGAACTGAATCGATTTAAAAGTATCTTTTATTTCGGCATCTTTTATAGAAGCACTAATCATCTTACTGTAAATAGAAATAATACTTAAAGGAGATCTGATTTCATGGCTAATCATTCCCATAATTCTGTTCTTAAAATTCAGGTTTTCACGAATTTGCATCTGAGCAATAGTCAGTCTTTTTTCGTATTGGAAAGCCAGTCTCGTGAAGCCGAAAAGCACAAGCGAAACGATAAACATCATCAGGATCAAAATCGCAATGGTATAACTTCTCGCTATTTTATTGGATTCGTACTGCTTTTCCAATTGTTTCTGAGTATTGTCCTGCAGCAGTTTTAACGAATTATTGTAATTAGGCATAATCGCCGACTCTAAATTCAGTAATTCGTTATTGAATTCTTTTAGTTTAGCATCCTGATCTTTTAAATTGGCAAATGACTTCTTTAAGTTCTTAAACTGCTCTTCGTAAAATTTATTGGTGGTATTAAACAGATTAGCAAACTGTTCTTCGATACTTCCGGTAACTACTTTGTTATCGTATTTCATCGTAACCGTAATATTCAGCTTCTCTTTTTGCACATCCACTTTTCCGGCCAAAGCAGCTCCCAATCTTGAGAATAAACCTTTTTTAGATACACTGTCTACGGTCATATAAGAGTCCGTTTTAATGCTGTCTAAGATCTTTTTATACTCGAACTTGTTTAATTTAAAAGGCTTCGACAAAGTGGTTTTATCGGAATTAATCTGCGACTCAATAATAGAATCTATACTGGATTTTATAGCCTCTACAGAATGCTCTGACTGATTCTTTTCTTCCAGAATCTTCATGAACGCCTTATTATCTCTGGTAATTAAGCTTAGGCTGTCGATCAGACGACTGATCTCATTTAAAGAAGCAGTATACTTATTCAGTGATTCTTTGTCTTTATAATAGGTGTAATTACTAAAACTCTTTTGAGAATCAACAAATGAATTATTTATACCGCTGGTGAAATGCGTTATTCTATTCAATGAATCCATCGAGTTTAAAGTCTTCGACATTTCTGCTTCATTAGACGATTCATTATACCAGATAACGATAGCAATTATTTGTAAAAGAATAACACAGGCTATTAAAGTGTAGTGAATTATTTTTCTGTGTTTGAACTTTAGTTTAAAAAAACTAAACGTACTATTTAGGGAATCTTTTCTAATCAAAATTTATATTTTAAAATGATAAATAAAATAATGAGTCACAGAATCAAATCAATAACTCATGCCACTTTTTTAATTAGGTATCGAAAGAACATCCTGAATGATGTACTACATTTTGAATAAATATTGTTCTATAGCAAAAATTAGCAAACACTAATTCTGTTTTTAATACTGATAAATAGATCTTATTCCTCTAAAGTACTCTTTCTTTGTTAAAAAAACAACAAAGCCTGAATACTTCTCTATCAATAGTAACCATAACACAACAGATATTTAAAAGAGATTTGGGGGATCTTTTTAATAGAATAAATGTGTTTTATACAAAAACCCTACTTTATTCTATTTTTTAAATATATAATTGTTTCTATTTTCTTAATAAGAAGCAAAAATAGTATGCTGAAATTAAATCGACTGTAGAACATTTTATAATAGTCTGTAGAACTTGTTCTACAATTCAACTACTAATTAATTCTACAATTTTTATGATACAAAGATACGATTTTTGGAAAAATATGTCGGATTATTTACGAAATCGTTTGATCAGGAGCTTGTAGAGTACCTCAAATAACCTCACCAAAACACTGATTTTTAACCTCTCACCCCTCTCATTTCGGAAAAAAAACAGCTATTCTCATGAAAAATCTTCTCTCCATTTTAAAGATTGATCTGAGTGAAAAATACATGATTCCTACCGAAAAAAGACCCGATCCGAATCTTTCTGTTTCAGCAAAAAGTTACTATTATTTAACGTTGAAGGATAGTTTATTTGTGCTCGAGCAAATGGTCTAAGTCCGATAAGGTATAAAACTTGAGATCGTTTAACTTCATATACCTGCAGATAAATTCTAAAGTTTCGATTTTAGTCTGATAATTTTCGGTAACATTTCTAACGGGTTTATGACCACATAAAATCAGAATCTTGTTGTTTTTTTTGGCATAGTGCAATAATTCGAGAAGGTACGGAATACTGAAATGAATATGACTATTGTCGATATCAAAGGCAAATACAATTTTTGAATTATTAAAATAGCTGTCTTGTTTTTCAGGAAGTTCACCTCCAAAAGCTCTTCCTCTGATAATTTTAAACATAGGTGACAGCGCTTTATCCAATGCATCAGATCTTTCTCCGTACGGATAAGCAAAGGTGGTCATTTTAAAAGAATGTTTTTTCATGGAAGCGATCATAGGGGTAATTTCCTGATCAATGTAAGCATCCATTCCATTTTTATTGACAAATTTAACAGCATTATAGTGATGATAGCCATGTCCGGCTATTTCATGTCCGTATTTTTGCATTTCAAGAAGTTTTTCGATTTGCGGCTTCCCAATCGAATCAATACGGCAGACATTAAAAGTAGCTTTCCATGAGTATTTTCTCAAAGCCTGATCGGCTTCGGCCCATTCGTCTACATAGGCATCATCAAAAGATAAAATTACACCGGCTTCATAAGCTTTGGCGGCCGGATTTTGCTTTTTACTTTCACAGGAAAATAAAGTCAGACAGAATAAAAACAGTACCGATTTAAGGAAAAACATCTTCATAAAATATACTCTGAAAAATTTAAAAAACACATTCTTTTTTTAACCAATAGCATCTTATTATTTCAAAGATAATTCTTTTTTCCAGTTTTCTGCCATTAAAAAAGCCTCCAAAATGTTCTCACTTTGAAGGCTTTACTTTTTATGATTTATTCGTATTTTAAATATTTCAAAACATCAATTTTAGTAGCCTGATATGCTCTTGAAAGCACCACCGCTAAGGTTAGCAGCAACAAGGCGATAAATCCGATTAAAAATGGATAAACAGATATCGTAATACGGTACGAGAAATTTTCTAACCATTTGTTGAGTAAATAATAGGCCGGAAATAACGCTATTAAAAATCCTATAATACTGAAAACCACATACTGCTTACAAAGTTCTTTCAGCAGAACATTTGTCTCGGCACCCAATGTTTTTCGAATGGCAATTTCTTTCATCCTGCGTTCAATAGAATACGAAGCCAGTGCAAACAATCCAAAAAGCGCAATTACAATTACAATCACATTCAATAAAGAAAATAGATTTTTTTGCCTCACATAATTACTATAGGATCTTTTGTATCCTTTATCAACAAAATCATACGAAAATGGATATTCTGTATCTACTTTTTTCACCCAAAAATTTTCAACATCGGTCAAAGTCTGCTGCATAGTTTTGGCATCTGCGCTGACATAAATATTATTCAAAAGTTCTGAAAACCAAGGCACTGTTTTAAAATGAAAAAAGGACATAGGAGGAATAGCCTGACCCGGATCCAGCAGATTAAAATCTTTTACAACTCCCACAATAATTACTTCCTGACCATTCCAGTTTACTTTTTTACCTATCGGATCTTTTTCATTCAATAACTTGAGCGCAGTTTCGTTAATCAACATCGAACTGATCGTATCCTGCGCAAATTTAGGATCTAAATAACGCCCTTTTACCATTTTAATTTTCAGCATCTCCAGCAGCCCAAAGTCTATTGGTATATTTTCTCCGTCTACACTTTTGTCTTTATATTGATAAGTAATAGTTGATTTTGGTCCATATCCTAAGACAAAACCGCCACCGGAAACTTCTTTAACCCCTTTGATATGAAGCAATTGATTTCTGATACTGTTATATCGGTCCAATCGCTCTTTATTGCTCGTTTTTTCACCGTAGATGTTCTTATACGAAATGTTCAGAATTTGTTTTCCATTAAAACCTAACTCTTTAGAGTTCATATACTCTATTTGCTGATACACAATATAAGATCCGATAATGAAAAAAGCAGCCACACTAAATTGAAAAATCAACATTCCGTTGCGAAGCCAAATACCGTTTTTACTTCGGCCAAAGTTTCCTTTCAACACCTTTAAAGGTTCAAAATTAGAGACATAAATAGCCGGAAAAATACCTGCCAATACAACTGTTATAAAAAATATAGCCACAAGCTGCAGGTAAAACTGACCGCTTTGCAATACAAGCGATTTTTCTAAAAAGGTATTGTAATGCGGTAACGAAATTTCGACAATCACCAATGATACCAGGATGGCAAACAAGGTAATTATAGCTGTTTCAAAAACAAATTGTTGGATTATACTATATTTGGAAGCGCCTATAATTTTTCGAACTCCAACCTCCTTGGCTCTTTTTACGGCATTTGCTGTAGCAGAATTAACATAATTTACAATAGATAACAACAGGATTAAAACCGATAACCCAACCATAATGAGTAAAAACTGGAGGTTCCCTTTTGATTCTGTCATACCACCGGTTTTGGTATGCAGACGAACTGAAGCCAGAGACTCTAAAATTGGTTTTACTTCACCATATTTGCGAATTAACTCTTGAGGAGTAATTCCCCGCTCCTGTGCAAATTTAGCTGTCAGGTTATCAAAATATAACTTTTCAAGATCCTTCGTTACTTGTTTCTGATCCTCCCGATTTTTCAGTTTCAGTAATAAAACATACTGAAAGTTCCCCCAAAACTGAATGTTTGTATTAATTCGCTGGTCCATAAAATTAACAACACAAGAAGGATTATAGGATGATTTTTCATCCAGCTTATAAACACCTCTAACCATCAATACCTTTTTTTGTAAAACAACTTTTTTACCCAAAGCAGTTTCGTTTCCAAAAAGTTTAAAAGCCAAATCCTTCGACAAGCAAATACTGTTTACATCCGGCAATGCATTCTTTCGACTCCCTTCTATAAATTCATAAGGAAAATAATCAAAAAAGTTTTTTTGAGCTATCGTAATTTTATCTGATTGTACTTTTTTAGTATTAGAATACAGTACGTCATTATCATAACCTCCGCTTAAATAACAAAATGATTCAACTTCAGGACTTATAGCTTTTAACCCTGATCCTACCGGTGCTGAACTCGAAGACCAATAAGTCGTAGGGTTCATTTTGTTTGCTACCAAAAAGATCTTGTCTTTGTTGGGATTCCATTGATCGTAGGATTGCTCGTCATTCCAATACAAAGTGGCAAAGATTAATCCTGCAATTCCGATGCTCAACCCCAAAACATTCAAAGCTGTAAAAAACTTATTGTTTTTGATGTGATAAATAAATATGTTGATCCAGTTCTTTAGCATGATTAATTTATTGAATGGTTTACTAAAACATCTACATTTCTATGGTTCATTTTCTCTGAAAGAATGGCTCCGTCTTTCATGACAATCGTTTTTTGCGAAAACGAAGCATCATAATCCGAATGCGTAACCATTAAAATTGTCGCACCACTTGCATGAAGATCCGTCAATAATTCCATTACTTCGTTACCGTTTTTACTGTCCAAATTTCCTGTAGGCTCATCGGCGAGAATAATTTTCGGATCATTAATTAAAGCCCTTGCAACGGCTACACGCTGCTGTTGTCCTCCTGAAAGTTGTTGTGGATAATGTTTCAAACGATGTGCAATGCCTAATATAGTGGCAATTTCCTGTACTTTTTTCTTTCTTTCAGATGGTGGCACATTATTGTAAATCAATGGCAATTCGATATTATCAAAAACCGATAATTCATCAATTAAATTAAAATTTTGAAAAATGAATCCGATGTTTTCTTTTCTCGCTTTTGATTTTAAATTTTCCTTCAGACCAATCATTTCCTGTCCTAACAATTCATAACTTCCCCCCGAAGCACTGTCTAATAATCCGATGATATTCAATAAAGTCGATTTTCCACTTCCTGATGGCCCCATGATCGATACAAAATCGCCTTCGTTAACGGTTAATGAAATTTCACTTAAAGCTTTTGTTTCTACTTCTTCGGTTCTAAAAATTTTAGAAAGCTTTTTAATTTTGATCATACTACTGTGTTTTTGATGTTTGTTTTTCTTTCTAAGAATGGTACTGCCGAAGTAAAAAACAGATCCTAAATTAAGATAATTGATAAGATAATCTATAAATATCTATTTTTGTTACATTTACCGGCAATAATCATTCTACTATTTGATGATTTGCTAATAGTAATATGATTTTCGTGCCAAAAAATTAAATTTTCTAACTGCCTTATTTTAAATTTTTTAGTATTTAAAAGAATTCAGAAGTGTCCAATAATGGACAGCTTTCGTCCAAAACTGAACAAAAATGAAAAAGACAAATGCTGCAATATTAATCATAGACGATCAGGAAGATATCCTTTTTGCGTCGAAAGTGTTCCTGAAAAAGTACTTTGAAGACATTTATACCCTCAATAATCCAAAAAATATTGTCGAATTATTGTCACAAAAACACATTGATGTTGTTTTGCTCGACATGAATTACAGAATAGGTTTTGAAGACGGAAGAGAAGGTTTGTATTTATTGAAAGAAATAAAAACACTATCTCCGAAAACGGTTGTTATTTTAATGACCGCTTTTGGTAAAGTCGAAACGGCAGTTGAAGGCTTAAAATCCGGTGCTTTTGATTATATCTTAAAACCATGGGAGAATAAAAAACTGCTTGAATCTGTCAAACAGGCTGTAGATCAATCCCGAAAGGAACAGAAGAAAATAAAGAATATAGAACCCGAGAATGACTTTTTTATCGGTACCTCAGAAATGATCAAAAAATCTTATTCCCTTGCTGATAAAGTGGCTAAAACGGATGCCAACGTTTTGATTTTAGGCGAAAACGGAACGGGTAAATTTGTTTTAGCACATCATATCTTTAGCCAATCCGAAAGGAAAAACCATCCATTTGTAGCCGTCGATTTGGGAGCCTTAAATTCGAATATTTTCGAAAGTGAACTGTTTGGTTATGCAAAAGGTGCTTTTACAGATGCCAAAACCGATACTCCCGGACGTTTCGAAATGGCGCAAAACGGAACTATCTTTTTGGATGAAATTGGGAATGTTCCTCTCCATTTACAATCGAAACTGCTACAGGTTATTCAAACCAAAACAGTAACCAGACTGGGTGAAACAAAGCCAAG
This window encodes:
- a CDS encoding ABC transporter permease, which produces MLKNWINIFIYHIKNNKFFTALNVLGLSIGIAGLIFATLYWNDEQSYDQWNPNKDKIFLVANKMNPTTYWSSSSAPVGSGLKAISPEVESFCYLSGGYDNDVLYSNTKKVQSDKITIAQKNFFDYFPYEFIEGSRKNALPDVNSICLSKDLAFKLFGNETALGKKVVLQKKVLMVRGVYKLDEKSSYNPSCVVNFMDQRINTNIQFWGNFQYVLLLKLKNREDQKQVTKDLEKLYFDNLTAKFAQERGITPQELIRKYGEVKPILESLASVRLHTKTGGMTESKGNLQFLLIMVGLSVLILLLSIVNYVNSATANAVKRAKEVGVRKIIGASKYSIIQQFVFETAIITLFAILVSLVIVEISLPHYNTFLEKSLVLQSGQFYLQLVAIFFITVVLAGIFPAIYVSNFEPLKVLKGNFGRSKNGIWLRNGMLIFQFSVAAFFIIGSYIVYQQIEYMNSKELGFNGKQILNISYKNIYGEKTSNKERLDRYNSIRNQLLHIKGVKEVSGGGFVLGYGPKSTITYQYKDKSVDGENIPIDFGLLEMLKIKMVKGRYLDPKFAQDTISSMLINETALKLLNEKDPIGKKVNWNGQEVIIVGVVKDFNLLDPGQAIPPMSFFHFKTVPWFSELLNNIYVSADAKTMQQTLTDVENFWVKKVDTEYPFSYDFVDKGYKRSYSNYVRQKNLFSLLNVIVIVIALFGLFALASYSIERRMKEIAIRKTLGAETNVLLKELCKQYVVFSIIGFLIALFPAYYLLNKWLENFSYRITISVYPFLIGFIALLLLTLAVVLSRAYQATKIDVLKYLKYE
- a CDS encoding ABC transporter ATP-binding protein translates to MIKIKKLSKIFRTEEVETKALSEISLTVNEGDFVSIMGPSGSGKSTLLNIIGLLDSASGGSYELLGQEMIGLKENLKSKARKENIGFIFQNFNLIDELSVFDNIELPLIYNNVPPSERKKKVQEIATILGIAHRLKHYPQQLSGGQQQRVAVARALINDPKIILADEPTGNLDSKNGNEVMELLTDLHASGATILMVTHSDYDASFSQKTIVMKDGAILSEKMNHRNVDVLVNHSIN
- a CDS encoding sigma-54-dependent transcriptional regulator, whose translation is MKKTNAAILIIDDQEDILFASKVFLKKYFEDIYTLNNPKNIVELLSQKHIDVVLLDMNYRIGFEDGREGLYLLKEIKTLSPKTVVILMTAFGKVETAVEGLKSGAFDYILKPWENKKLLESVKQAVDQSRKEQKKIKNIEPENDFFIGTSEMIKKSYSLADKVAKTDANVLILGENGTGKFVLAHHIFSQSERKNHPFVAVDLGALNSNIFESELFGYAKGAFTDAKTDTPGRFEMAQNGTIFLDEIGNVPLHLQSKLLQVIQTKTVTRLGETKPRPLNVRIITATNLNLKQEVTDKSFREDLYYRINTMEIVLPPLRERHEDKIPLAEYLLDKMIAKYDRNTIQFDKKVLEQIEKHAWNGNIREMENKIERAVILCENNKITTSDLDLEIITPYEENPDDIQLSSVEKAAVEKALLKNNNNISKTAEELGLSRGSLYRRLEKYNININ